A region from the Mercenaria mercenaria strain notata chromosome 7, MADL_Memer_1, whole genome shotgun sequence genome encodes:
- the LOC123554670 gene encoding cell death abnormality protein 1-like isoform X1: protein MDKRIMLVFAAVAMNFGYLLASQNMNCAQGYWGTDCKNACPERCSSVGCDKAAGSCFGCDSGYHGKYCDIPCSVHCRYACDRFTTKCSSCYAGWYGDSCNIPCHGNCASCSKTTGECLTCRNGWYGTNCSIQCSTEAGCYNDYCTKSNGDCSRCKVGWFGSKCENQCSINCSSGCHKTSGYCYSCSSGYWGSDCSNRCPNCHNGCSKGNGYCSLCRSGFWGSDCSNICPENCESCDQSSGTCLFCPDGLWGSNCSKSCKTNNCKICDINTGICKTCESGFWGPDCDNLCNNCSNEKCDISTGVCETCPVGFAGENCDIKCEISTCSNWLCDGKYGFKCSSCVNGFWGTLCEKQCTLSGKCNYCSKTTGICNSCLRGYWGTFCENKCREIDACIYCDRNTGRCNSCISGYWGKQCEHGCPKNCSENCYKSTGLCSSCTNGFWGDLCERKCLAGDGCLSCSKAYGSCNACSIGYWGSLCDKECPTMCLGGCDRYTGKCSYCRPGHKGVNCTSTCKGENCETCKGSDDDYSCTKCRTGYWGESCDNQCRSERCLECHMTEGRCILCEDGFWGDSCNRKCHERCQCCNLTYGTCRAPYSCLMYKATAAASQTDNTLVIVGIVLIVCSLVVPSLAFGLFCYIKRQNKQTTVATASEDRNVEHQSFSYTVDRL, encoded by the exons ATGGATAAGAGAATAATGCTTGTGTTCGCTGCAGTTGCCATGAATTTCG GTTATTTATTGGCAAGTCAAAACATGAACTGCGCACAAGGGTACTGGGGCACAGATTGCAAAAATGCATGTCCAGAAAGATGCTCGTCCGTTGGATGTGACAAAGCTGCTGGCTCTTGCTTTGGATGTGACTCAGGATATCACGGTAAATATTGTGACATTCCGTGTTCGGTTCATTGCCGATATGCATGTGATCGTTTCACTACGAAGTGCTCATCGTGTTACGCGGGGTGGTATGGAGATTCGTGCAATATACCATGTCATGGCAATTGTGCATCGTGTTCAAAAACTACAGGTGAGTGTTTGACATGTAGAAATGGCTGGTATGGGACCAACTGTAGCATACAGTGCTCCACAGAAGCAGGATGCTACAATGATTATTGTACAAAGTCTAACGGAGACTGTTCAAGATGTAAAGTAGGCTGGTTTGGgtcaaaatgtgaaaatcaaTGTTCAATCAACTGTTCTAGTGGCTGTCATAAGACTTCCGGTTACTGCTATTCCTGCAGCTCTGGATACTGGGGCTCCGACTGTTCAAATCGCTGCCCCAACTGTCATAATGGCTGTAGTAAAGGTAATGGCTATTGTAGTCTTTGCAGGTCTGGATTCTGGGGTTCGGACTGTTCAAATATATGCCCGGAGAATTGTGAAAGTTGTGATCAATCTAGTGGCACATGCTTGTTTTGCCCCGATGGTTTGTGGGGAAGTAACTGTTCGAAGTCGTGTAAAACTAACAATTGTAAAATATGTGATATTAACACAGGCATTTGTAAAACATGTGAATCAGGCTTTTGGGGACCAGACTGCGACAACCTATGCAATAATTGTTCCAATGAAAAGTGTGACATTTCCACAGGTGTATGTGAGACATGTCCAGTGGGATTTGCAGGagaaaattgtgatataaaatgTGAGATTTCTACTTGTTCAAATTGGCTGTGTGACGGGAAGTACGGATTTAAATGTTCCAGTTGTGTAAACGGATTTTGGGGAACACTTTGTGAGAAACAATGCACGCTAAGTGGCAAATGTAACTATTGCAGCAAAACAACTGGAATATGTAATTCATGTTTAAGGGGATATTGGGGAACGTTTTGTGAGAACAAATGCAGGGAAATTGATGCGTGTATATACTGTGACAGAAACACTGGAAGATGTAATTCCTGTATAAGCGGATACTGGGGAAAACAGTGTGAACATGGTTGCCCTAAAAACTGTTCTGAAAATTGCTATAAAAGTACAGGATTATGTTCGTCTTGCACAAATGGATTCTGGGGAGACTTATGTGAGAGGAAATGTCTGGCAGGAGACGGGTGTCTATCATGTAGCAAAGCATACGGATCTTGTAACGCGTGTTCTATTGGTTACTGGGGTAGTTTGTGTGATAAAGAGTGTCCTACAATGTGTCTAGGAGGCTGCGACAGGTATACAGGAAAGTGTTCCTACTGCAGACCCGGCCACAAGGGTGTAAATTGTACTAGTACATGCAAAGGGGAAAATTgtgagacatgcaaaggttcggACGATGATTATTCATGTACCAAATGCCGGACGGGTTACTGGGGCGAAAGCTGTGACAATCAGTGCAGATCGGAGCGATGCCTGGAATGTCATATGACTGAAGGACGATGTATTTTATGTGAGGATGGCTTTTGGGGCGATTCGTGTAATCGAAAATGTCATGAGCGTTGTCAGTGCTGCAACCTGACTTACGGTACTTGTAGAGCACCGTATTCCTGTTTGATGTACAAAGCAACag CGGCAGCTTCACAGACAGATAACACTTTGGTTATTGTTGGTATTGTCTTGATTGTTTGCTCTTTAGTTGTACCGTCTCTGGCGTTTGGTTTGTTTTGTTACATAAAGCG